From the Synechococcus sp. HK01-R genome, one window contains:
- a CDS encoding response regulator transcription factor, with the protein MGDRFALSCLCLAEPIRRSMVGAATTEDEGLELVLRTQPSLLICSSDLESGYGIDLLKRVKAELPTCQLLILLVRETKEVVQEAMEAFADAVVFKSSLGSGKGDFIQALATLAEGGVYFPEEIRKLGAAQSPRPDLPPLVEELSDRERDVVAGVARGLTNQAIAESLAISLETVKTHVVNAKDKLGAADRTQLAVMALLYGLIDPLG; encoded by the coding sequence ATGGGCGATCGCTTTGCCCTCAGCTGCCTTTGCCTGGCGGAGCCGATTCGACGTTCGATGGTGGGCGCTGCCACCACAGAAGACGAAGGTTTGGAACTGGTGCTACGCACCCAACCCAGCCTGTTGATCTGCAGTTCGGATCTGGAAAGTGGCTACGGCATTGATCTGCTCAAACGGGTGAAGGCGGAGCTGCCCACCTGCCAGCTGCTGATCTTGCTGGTGCGTGAAACCAAGGAGGTGGTGCAGGAGGCGATGGAAGCTTTCGCTGATGCCGTGGTCTTTAAATCCAGCCTGGGCAGCGGCAAGGGCGATTTCATTCAGGCTTTGGCCACCCTCGCCGAAGGCGGGGTGTATTTCCCCGAGGAGATTCGTAAGCTTGGTGCTGCGCAGTCACCCCGACCTGATCTTCCGCCTTTGGTGGAAGAACTCAGCGACCGGGAACGTGATGTGGTGGCAGGCGTGGCCCGCGGCCTCACCAATCAGGCCATTGCCGAAAGCCTCGCCATTTCCCTGGAAACGGTGAAAACCCATGTGGTGAATGCCAAAGACAAACTTGGCGCTGCTGATCGCACCCAATTGGCGGTGATGGCCTTGCTTTATGGCCTGATTGATCCATTGGGGTGA
- a CDS encoding orange carotenoid-binding protein, whose amino-acid sequence MYTLDKARQIFPETKTADAVPAITARFKLLSAEDQLALIWFAYLEMGRSITIAAPGAARMALAQPTLDEMVAMSFDEQTKVMCDLAAKIESPISSRYAYWSVNVKLGFWYELGELMRQGKVAPIPQGYKLSANASSVLDAVKKVEQGQQITLLRNFVVDMGFDPNLDDDKVVSEPIVAPTPIEQREEIFIPGVLNETILSYMKLLNANDFDQLIDLFLDDGALQPPFQRPIVGREAILKFFKRDCQNLKLMPQGGFGEPAEGGFNQIKVTGKVQTPWFGREVGMNVAWRFLLDDNNKIYFVAIDLLASPAELLKLGAK is encoded by the coding sequence ATGTACACGCTCGACAAAGCTCGTCAGATTTTTCCTGAAACCAAGACTGCCGACGCCGTCCCAGCGATTACAGCCCGCTTCAAACTGCTCAGCGCCGAAGACCAACTGGCGCTGATCTGGTTTGCCTATCTCGAGATGGGTCGCTCGATCACCATTGCCGCTCCTGGCGCCGCTCGCATGGCTCTGGCCCAACCCACCCTCGACGAGATGGTGGCGATGAGCTTCGACGAGCAGACCAAGGTGATGTGCGACCTGGCCGCCAAGATCGAATCCCCGATTTCCAGCCGCTACGCCTACTGGTCGGTGAACGTGAAGCTGGGCTTCTGGTACGAGCTCGGTGAGCTGATGCGCCAGGGCAAAGTGGCGCCGATCCCCCAGGGCTACAAGCTGTCTGCCAACGCCTCGTCTGTTCTCGACGCGGTGAAGAAAGTGGAACAGGGCCAGCAGATCACCCTGCTGCGCAACTTCGTGGTTGACATGGGCTTCGACCCCAACCTCGACGACGACAAAGTGGTGTCTGAACCCATCGTCGCTCCCACTCCGATCGAGCAACGCGAGGAGATCTTCATCCCAGGCGTGCTCAACGAGACGATCCTGAGCTACATGAAGCTCCTCAACGCCAACGATTTCGATCAACTGATCGATCTGTTCCTTGACGACGGCGCCCTCCAGCCCCCCTTCCAGCGTCCGATCGTTGGCCGTGAAGCCATTCTCAAGTTCTTCAAGCGCGACTGCCAGAACTTGAAGCTGATGCCCCAGGGCGGCTTCGGCGAGCCCGCAGAGGGTGGCTTCAACCAGATCAAAGTCACCGGCAAGGTGCAAACCCCTTGGTTCGGCCGCGAAGTGGGCATGAACGTTGCCTGGCGCTTCCTGCTCGATGACAACAACAAGATCTACTTCGTTGCCATCGACTTGCTGGCCTCCCCTGCAGAGCTGCTGAAACTTGGCGCGAAATGA
- a CDS encoding mechanosensitive ion channel family protein has protein sequence MTGVRRSKWIVAFLAGLLSACLLSGLPLWAGPQTGNHQLLDQRYGSAQTVIPLEDQPFYTDLERRADLWRHTPLGQVVGDSPQATLLNFYAVMADVGQLIEDVEASHLNDRGLFWNRQARAEMEEVEVRFDAAVASLDGSLFPLGVRPYLKDEAAIQLKHVLDFIFNSSRQVITIPDAAAMKALNDERSKDTQSWTLPGSSIVLTSQLAEDAANSNFYFSAATVASASAMYAQLSRQVADLGDQTFVTRNFYDDFIHTPGRLFPPKWYLNFPAGLRAGLETEVLFGQTLFRLVLSVLAIGLLLVLLSLLFRQLIRSFRTISTDAAGVWMRDSLAWKRFVLVLPMVIATKAVELLVDDYLNYTGLPLVVLTLLFEVAYFSLGVLLVFLFFEALGRSVSEGLVRLSGSHDVWRLSRTSNRVMPTCRIVSGVVAVALIYKLLLQLGLSPTLVLALSTVPGLAIGLGASKLLSNLFAGLSLQTDRPLRVGEFCEIGDQQGFLTKIGLRSVELETVTGRVTIPNAVAEDCIVNNLSRHVTVAGSPQLQGLELNLELDAESPFSPDQIADLLALARRYAEGRPDLINPCLTVELEPGSPQRLRCIGLIHVVNWRDYIDLQESLTLAFNQLIYRVDLSHFVLSVSYDTTDQQLASIPGLVRGIIDRTAGFELKACRLLAIAEFSYDFKCHLVSEGLTFTAFKDSIDWINRELLRELAAAEIVIPFPTAIEIKG, from the coding sequence ATGACTGGCGTGCGCAGGAGCAAATGGATCGTTGCGTTTCTGGCTGGCCTTCTGAGTGCGTGCCTGCTCTCCGGTCTGCCGCTCTGGGCTGGTCCTCAAACAGGGAACCATCAGCTGCTGGATCAGCGTTATGGGAGTGCCCAGACGGTGATTCCGCTCGAGGATCAGCCGTTTTACACCGATCTGGAACGGCGTGCCGATCTCTGGCGCCACACGCCCCTGGGGCAGGTGGTGGGGGACTCACCGCAGGCCACCCTGCTCAATTTCTATGCCGTGATGGCTGATGTGGGTCAACTGATCGAGGATGTGGAGGCGTCGCACCTCAACGATCGCGGCCTGTTCTGGAACCGTCAGGCCCGGGCTGAGATGGAGGAAGTGGAGGTGCGCTTCGATGCGGCGGTGGCGTCGCTGGATGGATCGCTGTTCCCGCTCGGCGTGCGCCCGTACCTCAAGGACGAAGCGGCGATTCAGCTCAAGCATGTTCTCGATTTCATCTTCAACAGCAGCCGGCAGGTGATCACCATCCCCGATGCCGCCGCCATGAAGGCGCTGAATGACGAACGCTCCAAAGACACCCAGTCATGGACGCTTCCGGGGTCCTCGATCGTGCTCACCAGCCAGCTGGCGGAGGATGCGGCCAACAGCAACTTTTATTTCTCGGCGGCCACGGTGGCGAGCGCCTCGGCCATGTATGCCCAGCTGAGCCGGCAGGTGGCTGATCTCGGCGATCAGACCTTTGTCACCCGCAATTTCTACGACGATTTCATTCACACCCCCGGCCGCCTGTTCCCGCCCAAGTGGTACCTGAATTTTCCAGCCGGCCTGCGCGCCGGTCTGGAGACCGAGGTGCTCTTCGGGCAGACCCTGTTCCGGCTGGTGCTGTCGGTGCTGGCGATCGGTCTGCTGCTGGTGTTGCTGTCGCTGCTGTTCCGGCAGCTGATCCGCTCCTTCCGCACCATCTCCACGGATGCGGCGGGGGTCTGGATGCGCGATTCGCTGGCCTGGAAGCGCTTTGTGCTGGTGCTGCCGATGGTGATCGCCACCAAGGCCGTGGAGTTGCTCGTGGACGACTACCTCAACTACACCGGCCTGCCCCTGGTGGTGCTCACGTTGCTGTTTGAAGTCGCCTACTTCAGCCTGGGCGTGTTGCTGGTGTTTTTGTTCTTCGAGGCGCTGGGCCGCTCGGTGTCGGAGGGGCTGGTGCGCCTGTCGGGCAGTCACGACGTCTGGCGCCTCTCTCGCACCAGCAACCGGGTGATGCCCACCTGCCGGATCGTGTCGGGGGTGGTGGCTGTGGCCCTGATCTACAAGCTGCTGCTGCAGCTGGGCCTGTCGCCCACTCTGGTGCTTGCCCTCTCCACCGTGCCCGGCCTGGCGATCGGCCTCGGTGCCTCCAAGCTGCTCAGCAACCTCTTCGCCGGCCTGTCGCTGCAGACCGACCGGCCGCTGCGGGTGGGGGAGTTCTGCGAGATCGGCGACCAGCAGGGCTTCCTCACCAAGATCGGCCTGCGCTCAGTGGAACTCGAAACGGTCACCGGTCGCGTCACGATTCCGAATGCGGTGGCGGAAGACTGCATCGTCAACAACCTCTCGCGCCATGTCACCGTCGCCGGTTCGCCTCAGCTGCAGGGCCTGGAGCTGAACCTCGAGCTGGATGCGGAGTCTCCGTTCAGCCCCGATCAGATCGCCGATCTGCTGGCGCTGGCGCGCCGCTATGCCGAGGGCCGGCCCGATCTGATCAATCCCTGCCTCACCGTGGAGCTGGAGCCAGGTTCGCCGCAGCGGCTGCGCTGCATCGGCCTGATTCACGTGGTGAACTGGCGCGACTACATCGATCTGCAGGAGTCCCTGACGCTCGCCTTCAATCAGCTGATCTATCGGGTGGATCTCTCCCACTTCGTGCTCTCGGTGTCGTACGACACCACCGATCAGCAGCTGGCATCGATCCCCGGCCTGGTGCGCGGGATCATTGATCGCACAGCCGGATTCGAGCTGAAGGCCTGCCGGCTGCTGGCTATCGCCGAGTTCAGCTACGACTTCAAATGTCACCTCGTCTCGGAAGGGCTGACCTTCACCGCGTTCAAGGATTCGATCGACTGGATCAACCGGGAGCTGTTGCGGGAGCTGGCGGCGGCGGAGATCGTGATCCCTTTCCCCACCGCGATCGAGATCAAGGGGTGA
- a CDS encoding amidase family protein: MGAQPWRGRVPLQPRSDPQAFLLECQVALGVCLVASPPGSTFLLPSTEGPMARTFEGMVRLQNVLSGPAPYTPTALRPKLELPLSYPSIKGMRIAFSMNQGWAEIDADTQANTREALRVFERQGAVIDEVDLNLGVDGPALRTALVNALYGRYFSEMAATTRGSAEAKQAEDMINALYKRIQDAVFLNGYSAVLMPTLATSDVAADFDPTRDTIRINGQPVEPNVGWVLTALWNLLNWNPVVSIPTGLNRNQMPTGLQICTTTYDDATAMRIASAFASEAPALFRGDRFPEFLNQSEVDQERSTGRG, translated from the coding sequence ATGGGTGCTCAACCTTGGCGCGGACGTGTGCCTTTGCAGCCTCGATCAGATCCTCAAGCCTTCCTTCTGGAGTGTCAGGTAGCGCTCGGCGTTTGCCTGGTCGCATCGCCACCGGGCTCCACCTTTCTGTTGCCCTCCACAGAAGGGCCGATGGCCCGAACCTTCGAAGGGATGGTGCGTTTGCAGAACGTGCTCAGCGGACCGGCCCCCTATACGCCAACGGCCCTGAGACCCAAGCTGGAGCTTCCCCTCAGCTATCCATCCATCAAAGGCATGCGGATCGCCTTCAGCATGAATCAAGGCTGGGCCGAAATCGATGCGGACACGCAGGCGAACACCCGTGAAGCCTTGCGGGTCTTTGAGCGTCAGGGTGCAGTCATTGACGAGGTTGATCTGAATCTCGGCGTGGACGGCCCCGCACTTCGCACCGCCCTCGTCAATGCTCTCTACGGCCGTTACTTCTCCGAGATGGCGGCAACGACTCGCGGCAGCGCCGAAGCCAAGCAGGCCGAAGACATGATCAATGCCCTCTACAAACGGATTCAGGATGCTGTCTTCCTGAACGGGTACAGCGCAGTGCTGATGCCCACACTGGCCACCAGCGATGTCGCGGCCGATTTCGATCCCACCAGAGACACCATCCGCATCAACGGTCAGCCCGTGGAGCCCAACGTGGGCTGGGTGCTCACAGCACTGTGGAATCTCCTGAACTGGAATCCGGTCGTCTCCATCCCCACAGGTCTCAATCGCAATCAGATGCCCACGGGTCTTCAGATCTGCACGACCACCTATGACGATGCAACCGCAATGCGCATCGCTTCAGCGTTTGCCTCCGAAGCACCCGCCCTGTTCAGAGGCGACCGGTTCCCTGAATTCCTGAATCAATCCGAAGTCGACCAGGAGCGATCAACCGGCAGAGGCTGA
- a CDS encoding fatty acid desaturase, whose protein sequence is MARNEVAPVSNKGLKLAGLIGAGWLLSLVVCLGFPVQQAQLAVVIALVLLRSFLHTGLFIVAHDAMHQSLAPGAFALNRRIGRWCLMAYAGLSYTTCSRNHHLHHQHPASESDPDYCQTGEQSILAWYVHFLGHYIGGQQIVRLAAIWLALFFVTLSVQDHAARAIILFAVLPLIISSWQLFLIGTCLPHRKRLNAYNASNQPTSLRLPAALSFAACYHFGYHREHHEFPSTPWYQLPKLHAAHQQSLKSHQA, encoded by the coding sequence TTGGCGCGAAATGAGGTAGCGCCTGTGTCCAACAAGGGGCTGAAACTTGCCGGGCTGATTGGTGCCGGCTGGCTTCTGTCCCTTGTGGTCTGCCTTGGCTTTCCTGTTCAACAGGCACAGCTTGCTGTGGTGATTGCGCTGGTTCTGCTCCGCAGCTTCCTGCACACCGGCCTGTTCATCGTGGCCCACGATGCAATGCACCAAAGCTTGGCACCAGGGGCTTTCGCCTTGAACCGCCGAATCGGACGTTGGTGCTTAATGGCCTATGCAGGCTTGTCGTATACGACTTGCTCTCGCAACCACCATCTTCATCACCAACATCCTGCATCCGAGTCAGACCCCGATTACTGCCAAACAGGTGAGCAATCCATCTTGGCTTGGTACGTTCATTTCCTAGGTCATTACATCGGAGGCCAACAGATTGTCCGCCTTGCGGCAATCTGGCTTGCGCTTTTCTTTGTGACCCTGAGCGTTCAAGACCATGCAGCACGAGCCATCATTCTCTTTGCTGTTCTGCCTCTCATCATCAGCTCCTGGCAGCTGTTCCTGATCGGCACCTGTTTACCTCACAGAAAACGATTGAATGCTTACAACGCATCCAATCAACCGACAAGCCTCCGACTTCCAGCAGCACTATCTTTCGCAGCTTGTTACCACTTTGGCTACCATCGGGAACACCATGAATTCCCTTCAACGCCTTGGTATCAGCTGCCCAAGCTGCACGCCGCACACCAGCAGTCTTTAAAGAGTCACCAAGCCTGA
- a CDS encoding HD domain-containing protein, protein MMTTPRYGAALQWAEELHRAQRRKGKPVPYISHLISVSALVWEDGGNEDQAIAALLHDAIEDAGQSHASIAERFGVAVADIVRDCTDTSPEAKPGEKEPWLLRKTRYLDSLASKPLSSLLVTAADKAHNAGDMVLDERRDPAMWSKFNAGLDGSAWYLLRMHQALVDRLPSSRSVERLGEAVNDILNSGAYQALIPQGITETEWAEAYPQRHDHKAGDHHR, encoded by the coding sequence ATGATGACCACCCCCCGCTACGGCGCAGCCCTGCAATGGGCCGAAGAACTGCATCGCGCGCAGCGCCGCAAAGGCAAACCGGTGCCCTACATCTCGCACCTGATCAGCGTCAGCGCCCTGGTGTGGGAAGACGGCGGCAATGAAGATCAGGCGATTGCAGCCCTGCTGCACGACGCCATCGAAGACGCAGGCCAGAGCCATGCATCGATCGCCGAACGCTTCGGGGTGGCGGTGGCCGACATTGTGCGCGACTGCACCGACACTTCTCCCGAGGCCAAGCCGGGTGAAAAGGAACCCTGGTTGCTGCGCAAAACGCGCTACCTCGACTCCCTCGCCAGCAAGCCCTTGTCCTCACTGCTGGTGACCGCTGCCGACAAGGCCCACAACGCCGGCGACATGGTGCTGGATGAAAGGCGCGATCCAGCGATGTGGAGCAAATTCAATGCCGGCCTCGATGGCAGTGCCTGGTATCTGCTGCGCATGCATCAGGCGCTGGTGGACCGCCTGCCCAGCAGCCGCTCGGTGGAGCGCCTGGGGGAAGCGGTGAACGACATCCTCAACAGCGGCGCCTATCAAGCCCTGATTCCTCAAGGAATCACGGAAACGGAGTGGGCCGAAGCGTACCCGCAGCGGCATGACCACAAAGCAGGCGACCACCACCGTTAG
- a CDS encoding tellurite resistance TerB family protein, with translation MWAEAITKYLVLSVMDSLTAFAAVGFAAVSWDGHFTKAGTRSFRHALDYREPFCQMTDGEMIALLDELLDLRRALGAHEMMLQAAKCLTSAQCMTAYAMASELMRSDGPFEPEERRFLDHLAVILEMSKFEAQRIDAVFEIFHSRLTLSSTLELNPVVPC, from the coding sequence TTGTGGGCTGAGGCGATAACGAAATATCTTGTTCTCTCCGTGATGGATTCGTTAACGGCCTTTGCAGCGGTTGGCTTTGCCGCTGTGTCTTGGGATGGTCATTTCACCAAAGCGGGCACGCGCTCATTTCGCCATGCGCTGGATTATCGCGAACCGTTCTGCCAGATGACCGATGGCGAAATGATTGCCCTTTTGGATGAACTGCTCGATTTGCGACGCGCGTTAGGGGCCCACGAGATGATGCTTCAGGCCGCGAAATGTCTCACGAGCGCTCAGTGCATGACGGCGTACGCGATGGCCTCCGAGTTGATGCGTTCCGATGGCCCATTTGAGCCCGAGGAGCGACGCTTTCTGGATCACCTCGCAGTGATCTTGGAAATGTCCAAATTTGAAGCGCAGCGGATTGATGCGGTGTTTGAAATCTTTCATTCCCGCCTCACCCTCAGCAGCACGCTTGAGCTCAATCCTGTTGTGCCCTGCTGA
- a CDS encoding YcgJ family protein, producing MRSAVLMAGVAGLLISPLAAQANTDAITFPRAGEVCDQVGQVCYDSYGPSIGITKIYFGQFAADRLTQNLSGSNSRDFRLSSGQACSIAQRTCWKDGWSAQKKAKRLTRQLFGADPVQPQPQPQKQVAQQTGFCSLSEAGRTMFDGPCDLKQVVKGNNSRYRIHLGNGNTYVFTSKGGHSYTITASFGGSWPVTFVDHGNTGVFRFANYKLVATQNNGSPQPTAGEAVGAAVGALLQNLFK from the coding sequence ATGCGCTCTGCCGTTCTGATGGCCGGTGTTGCTGGTTTGCTGATCAGTCCCCTGGCGGCCCAGGCCAACACTGATGCCATCACTTTTCCCCGTGCAGGTGAGGTCTGCGACCAGGTGGGGCAGGTCTGTTACGACAGCTACGGGCCTTCCATCGGCATCACCAAGATCTATTTCGGTCAGTTCGCCGCCGATCGCCTGACGCAGAACCTCAGCGGCTCCAACAGCCGCGACTTCCGGCTCAGCTCCGGTCAGGCCTGCAGCATTGCGCAGCGCACCTGTTGGAAAGATGGTTGGAGTGCCCAGAAGAAAGCCAAGCGGCTCACCAGGCAGTTGTTCGGCGCTGACCCGGTGCAGCCTCAACCCCAGCCACAGAAGCAGGTGGCGCAACAAACCGGGTTCTGCAGCCTCAGCGAAGCGGGCAGAACCATGTTCGATGGGCCCTGTGATCTCAAGCAGGTGGTGAAGGGAAACAACAGCCGCTACCGCATCCATCTCGGCAACGGCAACACCTATGTGTTCACCAGCAAAGGGGGCCATAGCTACACCATCACCGCTTCTTTCGGGGGCAGCTGGCCGGTGACCTTCGTGGATCACGGCAACACCGGTGTGTTCCGCTTCGCCAACTACAAGCTGGTGGCCACCCAGAACAATGGCAGCCCGCAGCCCACTGCCGGGGAAGCGGTTGGAGCGGCCGTTGGTGCTTTGCTGCAGAACCTGTTCAAATAA
- a CDS encoding TM0106 family RecB-like putative nuclease, translating to MPTRLITPSQLSLFSISPVIGSWWEELQAQKLFEGSKPAVSELDQQLFADGLRHEQVLLTKLEKAGHSIARLPGKQTDADYAATQAAMADGFDFIHQASMCHGGMRGSADLLRRIEQPSALGDWSYIPIECKLASKPKTTFLVQASAYCELLTPLLGHRPDQFELYLGGGKFQRYATDQFWAWYQLLRQRFATFQQSFDPSQAPEDSPGDHGGWTAFIDERLEQQRDLMLVAGMRQSQRQKLRAEGINTIEQLAALPAGSSVKGLSGEALHELRQQAELQLAPVDANGRPAYRLRPLVAGKGLDALPAADPGDIWFDMEGIQDSVAGTKLEYLFGACYRDSPEAKPRFKGWWAHSEAEEKTAFEDWVDWVEARRRSHPGLHVYHYAAYEKTAMRRLAQQHATREAEIDDWLRSGLLVDLLPVVTSAIVLGEPSYSIKKVEHLYMEQRQAGVTNAGDSVVAYLHWQLSGEPEMPGEAPKASPKLQAIEDYNREDCESTVFLHDWLLKLRREQGLPEQPLQQPPDEAAQEPREPQPLELLSQQLLEEIPDHLADEDALGPRGMSWRTHRLLAQLLPFHHREAKVGWWAYFDRRSKAELSPAELIDDGEAIADAQWVGMDERPSARTGADIHHFRFDPSQPLKLHAGDGDGRLTVELPATGLKLDVDALDAERGTLSLKLPWSKRDQRLANGEGEGIPKHATSVIKVPADISKSLREQLEEQAMAWVHEHQPIPPAILQLLERHPLPALQELNAAIAEDPNAVGDALAGFLQEHSGISLALQGPPGTGKTTVTGQVIAQLVAAGQRVAISSNGHAAINNLLKKAKSTCSAAGVAGEVVKCNNSKEEALSAAGISVVKPGQITEAMAVVGGTTWMFCKEELANQFDWLVVDEAGQMSLANLLVMARCARSILLVGDQQQLAQPSQADHPGNSGQSCLEYWMEGASVVPDDRGVFLSTSWRMEPSLTAMVSALFYEGRLQASPANCANRINWGTPCQSSDGQLLQGQGLVFDPVAHSGNSVCSDEEINRIESLVDALLGGSYQHAKAGGIAAGTLTPDTILVTAPYNVQVNRLQQRLAGKARVGTVDKFQGQEAPVAIHSLTASSGDEAPRGLSFLLEPNRLNVAISRAQCLSIVVGSPGLASGIANTVAEAEQINRLCEVMG from the coding sequence ATGCCCACCCGCCTGATCACACCGAGCCAGCTGTCGCTGTTCAGCATCAGCCCCGTGATCGGGTCCTGGTGGGAGGAGCTGCAGGCGCAGAAGCTGTTTGAAGGCAGCAAGCCAGCGGTGAGTGAGCTGGATCAGCAGCTGTTTGCTGATGGCCTGCGCCACGAGCAGGTGCTGCTCACCAAGCTGGAAAAGGCAGGCCACAGCATTGCCCGGCTGCCCGGCAAACAAACCGACGCTGACTACGCCGCCACCCAGGCTGCGATGGCCGACGGCTTCGACTTCATCCATCAGGCCTCGATGTGCCATGGCGGCATGCGCGGCAGTGCCGATCTGTTGCGCAGGATCGAGCAGCCATCGGCCCTGGGCGATTGGAGCTACATCCCGATCGAATGCAAGCTCGCCAGCAAGCCCAAAACCACCTTCCTGGTGCAGGCCTCGGCCTACTGCGAACTGCTCACTCCACTGCTGGGGCATCGCCCCGATCAGTTCGAGCTGTACTTGGGCGGCGGCAAGTTTCAGCGCTACGCCACCGATCAATTCTGGGCCTGGTACCAACTGCTGCGCCAACGCTTCGCGACGTTTCAACAGAGCTTTGACCCCAGCCAAGCGCCCGAGGATTCCCCGGGTGATCACGGCGGCTGGACGGCCTTCATCGACGAACGGCTCGAGCAGCAGCGCGATCTGATGCTGGTGGCGGGCATGCGCCAGAGCCAACGCCAGAAACTGCGCGCCGAAGGCATCAACACAATCGAGCAGCTGGCGGCGTTGCCGGCTGGCAGCAGCGTGAAAGGGCTGTCTGGCGAGGCCTTGCATGAGCTGCGCCAACAAGCTGAACTGCAACTCGCCCCTGTGGATGCCAACGGCCGGCCGGCCTATCGGCTGCGGCCGCTGGTAGCGGGCAAAGGTTTGGATGCACTGCCGGCAGCGGATCCCGGCGACATCTGGTTCGACATGGAGGGCATCCAGGATTCCGTGGCGGGAACCAAGCTGGAATACCTTTTTGGCGCTTGCTACCGCGATAGTCCAGAGGCCAAGCCCCGCTTCAAGGGCTGGTGGGCCCACAGTGAGGCCGAAGAAAAAACCGCTTTCGAAGACTGGGTGGATTGGGTGGAAGCGCGGCGCCGGAGCCATCCGGGCCTGCACGTCTACCACTACGCGGCCTACGAGAAAACGGCGATGCGGCGTCTGGCCCAGCAGCACGCCACGCGGGAAGCGGAGATCGACGACTGGCTGCGCAGCGGCCTGCTGGTTGACCTGCTGCCGGTGGTGACCAGCGCAATTGTGCTCGGTGAGCCGAGCTACTCGATCAAGAAGGTGGAGCACCTTTATATGGAGCAGCGCCAGGCGGGGGTGACCAACGCCGGCGATTCGGTGGTGGCTTACCTGCACTGGCAGCTCTCCGGCGAGCCAGAGATGCCCGGGGAAGCACCGAAAGCCAGCCCGAAGCTGCAGGCGATTGAGGACTACAACCGCGAAGACTGCGAAAGCACGGTGTTCCTGCACGACTGGCTGCTGAAGCTCAGGCGTGAGCAAGGCCTGCCAGAGCAACCCCTGCAGCAGCCCCCTGATGAGGCTGCTCAGGAGCCACGGGAACCACAACCCCTCGAGCTGCTCAGCCAACAGCTGCTCGAAGAGATTCCTGACCACCTGGCAGATGAGGATGCTCTGGGGCCACGCGGGATGAGCTGGCGTACTCACAGGCTGCTGGCTCAGCTGCTGCCGTTCCACCACCGCGAAGCCAAGGTGGGCTGGTGGGCCTATTTCGATCGCCGCTCCAAGGCCGAACTCAGCCCAGCGGAGCTGATCGATGACGGCGAAGCGATCGCCGACGCCCAATGGGTAGGGATGGACGAACGCCCCAGTGCCCGCACCGGCGCCGACATCCACCACTTCCGCTTTGACCCCAGCCAACCGCTGAAATTGCATGCCGGCGATGGCGACGGCCGGCTCACCGTTGAACTGCCCGCCACCGGCTTGAAGCTGGATGTGGATGCGCTCGATGCCGAACGGGGAACGCTGAGCCTGAAGCTGCCCTGGAGCAAGCGCGATCAACGCCTTGCCAACGGCGAAGGCGAGGGCATCCCCAAACACGCCACCTCGGTGATCAAGGTGCCGGCCGACATCAGCAAGAGCCTGCGCGAACAGCTGGAAGAGCAGGCCATGGCATGGGTGCACGAGCACCAGCCGATCCCACCAGCGATCCTGCAACTGCTGGAACGGCACCCCCTGCCGGCACTCCAAGAGCTCAATGCAGCCATTGCCGAAGATCCCAACGCCGTTGGCGATGCCCTGGCGGGTTTTCTGCAGGAGCATTCCGGCATCAGCCTGGCGCTGCAGGGGCCACCGGGCACGGGCAAAACCACCGTCACCGGCCAGGTGATCGCCCAGCTGGTGGCCGCAGGCCAACGGGTGGCAATCAGCTCCAACGGCCACGCCGCCATCAACAACCTGCTCAAAAAAGCCAAGAGCACCTGCAGCGCTGCAGGGGTGGCCGGCGAGGTGGTGAAGTGCAACAACAGCAAGGAAGAGGCGCTGAGCGCCGCAGGCATCAGCGTGGTGAAGCCCGGCCAAATCACGGAGGCCATGGCGGTGGTGGGCGGCACCACCTGGATGTTCTGCAAAGAGGAGCTGGCGAATCAGTTCGATTGGCTGGTGGTGGATGAGGCGGGGCAGATGTCGCTCGCCAATCTGCTGGTGATGGCACGCTGCGCCAGATCGATTCTTTTGGTGGGCGATCAACAGCAACTGGCCCAGCCCTCCCAGGCCGATCACCCGGGTAATTCAGGCCAGAGCTGCCTGGAGTACTGGATGGAAGGCGCCTCGGTGGTGCCAGACGATCGCGGCGTGTTTCTCTCCACCAGCTGGCGGATGGAACCAAGCCTCACGGCGATGGTGAGTGCACTGTTTTACGAGGGCCGGCTACAGGCCAGCCCCGCCAATTGCGCCAACCGCATCAACTGGGGCACACCCTGCCAAAGCAGTGACGGACAGCTATTACAAGGTCAAGGCCTGGTGTTTGATCCGGTGGCGCACAGCGGCAACAGCGTCTGCAGCGACGAAGAAATCAACCGCATCGAATCGCTGGTGGATGCCCTGCTGGGGGGCAGCTATCAACACGCCAAAGCCGGCGGCATCGCAGCAGGCACGCTGACGCCAGACACAATCCTGGTGACGGCGCCCTACAACGTGCAGGTGAACCGGCTGCAGCAACGGCTGGCTGGCAAAGCCCGGGTGGGCACGGTGGACAAGTTCCAGGGCCAGGAGGCCCCGGTTGCCATTCACTCGCTCACGGCGAGCAGTGGTGATGAAGCACCTCGCGGGCTGAGCTTTCTGCTGGAGCCCAATCGCTTGAATGTGGCGATCAGCCGCGCCCAATGCCTCTCGATCGTGGTGGGTTCACCGGGTCTGGCTAGCGGCATCGCCAACACGGTGGCGGAAGCCGAGCAGATCAATCGGTTGTGTGAGGTGATGGGCTGA